From a region of the Streptacidiphilus albus JL83 genome:
- a CDS encoding helix-turn-helix domain-containing protein, which yields MSSASINPTIRRRRLGAKLRELREELGITAEDVAQRLLVSQSKISRLENGRRSISQRDVRDLCRVYEVTDEKLLDALMAMARESRQRGWWHAFGDVPYSVYIGLEADAVSMHTYESLFVPGMLQTREYAYAVVAGIQPEALPAQNEKRTDIRMKRQEIIRDQEKPLRLWAVLDEAVLHREVGGVQTMREQLEYLLEVSSWPHVTVQVLPYSVGAHPGMSGTFAILEFEDPDDATVVYLEGVTSDLYLEKEQDVRTYSTMYEHLRAQALHPDQTRELIDRIAKGFAG from the coding sequence TTGTCATCCGCCAGCATCAACCCGACCATCCGACGCCGCCGGCTCGGCGCGAAGCTGCGCGAACTCCGGGAAGAACTCGGCATCACCGCCGAGGACGTCGCCCAGCGGCTGCTCGTCTCGCAGTCCAAGATCAGCCGACTGGAGAACGGGCGGCGCAGTATCAGCCAGCGCGACGTGCGCGACCTGTGCCGCGTCTACGAGGTGACGGACGAGAAGCTGCTCGACGCGCTGATGGCGATGGCCCGCGAGTCGCGCCAGCGGGGCTGGTGGCACGCCTTCGGTGACGTCCCCTACAGCGTCTACATCGGTCTGGAGGCGGACGCCGTCTCCATGCACACCTACGAGTCGCTGTTCGTCCCGGGCATGCTGCAGACCCGTGAGTACGCCTACGCGGTGGTGGCCGGCATCCAGCCGGAGGCGCTGCCGGCCCAGAACGAGAAGCGCACGGACATCCGGATGAAGCGTCAGGAGATCATCCGGGACCAGGAGAAGCCGCTGCGGCTCTGGGCGGTCCTGGACGAGGCCGTGCTGCACCGCGAGGTCGGCGGGGTGCAGACGATGCGGGAGCAGCTGGAGTACCTGCTGGAGGTCAGCTCCTGGCCGCATGTCACGGTCCAGGTGCTGCCGTACAGCGTGGGAGCCCATCCGGGGATGAGCGGGACCTTCGCCATCCTGGAGTTCGAGGACCCGGACGACGCGACCGTGGTCTACCTGGAGGGCGTGACCAGCGACCTGTACCTGGAGAAGGAGCAGGACGTGCGGACCTACTCGACGATGTACGAGCACCTCCGCGCCCAGGCCCTGCACCCGGACCAGACCCGGGAACTGATCGACCGGATCGCCAAGGGCTTCGCCGGCTGA
- a CDS encoding DUF397 domain-containing protein, producing MTQIILTADADLAWRKSSYSGNGNCVEVAVPEAGMAVRDSKDPKGPALHFTAEAWSAFVADVVGGAFEIG from the coding sequence ATGACTCAGATCATCCTCACCGCCGACGCCGACCTCGCGTGGCGCAAGTCCTCCTACTCGGGGAACGGCAACTGCGTGGAGGTCGCCGTGCCCGAGGCCGGCATGGCCGTGCGGGACTCCAAGGACCCCAAGGGCCCGGCCCTGCACTTCACCGCCGAGGCCTGGTCGGCGTTTGTCGCCGACGTCGTCGGCGGTGCCTTCGAGATCGGCTGA
- a CDS encoding helix-turn-helix domain-containing protein, with protein MRRRAVAPVVVPVPFDPAAAWSARRVLGLTPALVARDLAAHGVHVFPSQVIAWESGELLPSERELTALARTLWCEPGRLMGGRARSIRDHRLAVGMPLEELARRLGLTPRVYAQLESAPAGRATPTGPCCWPRPCS; from the coding sequence ATGCGCAGACGTGCCGTCGCCCCCGTGGTTGTGCCCGTGCCCTTCGATCCGGCCGCCGCCTGGTCGGCCCGCCGGGTGCTCGGGCTGACCCCCGCGCTGGTGGCGCGGGACCTGGCCGCGCACGGCGTCCACGTGTTCCCGTCACAGGTGATCGCCTGGGAGTCGGGCGAGCTGCTGCCGAGCGAACGCGAACTGACCGCCCTGGCCCGAACCCTGTGGTGCGAGCCGGGGCGGCTGATGGGCGGCCGGGCCCGGAGCATCCGCGACCACCGCCTGGCCGTCGGCATGCCGCTGGAGGAGCTGGCCCGGCGGCTCGGCCTCACCCCGCGCGTGTACGCCCAACTGGAGTCGGCCCCCGCTGGCAGGGCGACCCCGACCGGACCCTGCTGCTGGCCGAGGCCCTGCAGCTGA
- a CDS encoding SDR family oxidoreductase has protein sequence MALFEGRTVLVSGVGPGLGQQVAVRAAREGANVVLGARTEENLAKAAAEIEAGGTGQGAGRVAWRSTDIAEPEACDRLAELAVERFGRIDAVVHVAAMDSYFGGLADADFAAWRRVLDVNLIGTLQLTRSCLPALRERGGSVVIIGTQSAVAAPSQVRQAAYAASKGALTSAMYSLARELGPDRIRVNTVLPGWMWGPAVEMYVRWTSGTEGVPEEEVKARLSERMALPELATDGDVAEAALFFASDRARAITGQSLLVNAGELMH, from the coding sequence ATGGCACTGTTCGAGGGTCGTACGGTCCTGGTCTCCGGGGTGGGTCCCGGACTGGGGCAGCAGGTCGCGGTACGGGCGGCGCGCGAGGGCGCCAACGTGGTGCTCGGGGCGCGGACGGAGGAGAACCTGGCGAAGGCCGCGGCCGAGATCGAGGCCGGCGGCACCGGACAGGGGGCCGGTCGGGTCGCCTGGCGGTCGACCGACATCGCCGAGCCGGAGGCCTGCGACCGGCTGGCGGAGCTGGCCGTGGAGCGCTTCGGCCGGATCGACGCGGTCGTCCATGTCGCGGCCATGGACAGCTACTTCGGCGGACTGGCCGACGCCGACTTCGCGGCCTGGCGCCGGGTGCTGGACGTCAACCTGATCGGCACCCTCCAACTGACCCGCTCCTGCCTGCCGGCGCTGCGCGAGCGCGGCGGGTCGGTGGTGATCATCGGCACCCAGTCCGCCGTGGCCGCGCCGAGCCAGGTCCGGCAGGCCGCGTACGCGGCCTCCAAGGGCGCGCTGACCTCCGCCATGTACTCGCTGGCCCGGGAGCTCGGGCCGGACCGGATCCGCGTCAACACGGTGCTCCCGGGCTGGATGTGGGGCCCGGCGGTGGAGATGTACGTCCGCTGGACCTCGGGCACCGAGGGCGTGCCGGAGGAGGAGGTCAAGGCCCGGCTCTCGGAGCGGATGGCGCTGCCCGAGCTGGCCACGGACGGCGATGTGGCCGAGGCCGCGCTGTTCTTCGCCTCCGACCGGGCGCGGGCCATCACCGGCCAGTCCCTGCTGGTCAACGCCGGCGAGCTGATGCACTGA